The nucleotide sequence GTATTTCACATTTACATAAAGAGGTCACGTGGGATACATCATGACAACAAAGTAGCGGATTACAGTtggaaaatgattttttttttgttaaatagtAGGAAATGTGTATTAAGATATATGCTAGTATTCAAATATCAATTCTAAACATGGCTAGTGGCTATGGAACAGACCTTATTCAGAGCAGCGTCATGACAGGAATAAAAGTGAGGGATAGACTTGgcgtgttttcaatggcatcaGCTGTAAAAAGCTGTATAAAGCTCCTAGATCACTTATAATTTTCCACAGCTCATGTTGTCTGGAGTTTTTTTGTCTACTGAAATTTCTTGATAAGATATTTCTGCAGTGTTTCGTCAGCAGAAAAAATGAAGAGATGCATGTCTATCCCTCACAGCCTTGCTTTCATTCTTATTAAAAATCAAAGATGGAACTGTAATGAACAAGGGCTGTCGCATGCTGCTAtaaaacttttattatttttgcagtATATAGTATTTATAACATGCAAATATTATGAATTCTCTGTACCCAAATTAATATTAGAGTATAAAAAAGTACCGGTATGACATGTTCTTTACTGTATCTCACAATACACTGCACTCGACTTTCATTTCCAGTTTGATGAATGAACTGGTAGTCATATCAGCCATGATTTTAAATAGCTCATAAATCTATTTCTAGACTCATTATTTCATGGGATTGCTAAAAGACATTTTATAAACATACGGTACTTTATTATTGCAAATAACCATATTTATTTCTGATAACGCTCCACAAACCAAATTAAATATGCAATATGACACGGTCATGTGAGAACAGTCTAGCATTCTATAActtgaaatgttttaatttttatagcAATATTTTGGTCTATTTTCTGTAGATTTGAATCACGTTTATCAGCTCATTTGTTGGTGCATGTTCACAGATAAATTACACTCAACACTAACAAACAAGGACTAAGAGCCACAACACTACATTTCATGTCATGGGctctttacattttttttgcacctataataaaaaataaattgacaAAAATTCCCTTTTTTTACCTGCTCTCGAGCTGCTTTATCTCTGAGCTTCCGCTCTCTCCTCTCCTGGACCGTTGTCAGATAGTTGACTGCCGCGTACTCCAAGACGGACaggaacacaaacacaaaactaACCCACAGGTAAATGTCCACAGCTTTGATGTAGGAGACTCTGGGCATGGAGGCGTTCACCCCAGTGATGATGGTGGACATGGTGAGCACCGTGGTAATACCTGGATAAAATCACCACATCCTGTTAAGATCTGCAGGTGCGTGAGACGCCACAGGAAGCAGAAGTGATGCCTAAGGCCAAAATGCTGATTTGTGATAATCTTACCTAATGAAACTCTGGCTGGAACGGCCCTGCGATCAATCCAGAACGACACCCAGGACAACATAACCATAAGCGTGGCAGGGAAATAAGTCTGCAGCAGGAAGAAGAAGATGTGACGGCGAAGTGTAAAGTTTATGTACAGGCGGTTGTACCATcctaaagagagaaagagagataaaAATAGAGATGGATGATCAAGTAAAGCATTAACCTAGCAGCTCCAAAACACTTCAGCCACacttacaaaataaatatatcaaaacataTATCAAACAAGTGACATttacactactgtttaaaagcTTGGACAAATCTACACACTTTTCAAGCcacatttttcacaaaaatgtgtttgttaTGTTGTAAATGATAACAAATATTTATACATTGTCCAAAATTAAGATAATATTTAGGTTGTTGAACACAATCTGATGAACCAGTGGCATATATCACTGTAAACTAAGCACAGAGAAGTGAAGTTAGTTTGGAGGAAAGCTCTGGCATAATTTGCTTGCAGATGCCACTTGCTTTGATATTTAATGTAATGACATTCATACACTTTTAAGTGTGACTTAAGTGTCCAAATCCATCTTGGGGCCACAgtgtttgaaataaatcaacttgaCAAATAATCCCCAGATACCTGTGCTGCTGTAGAAAGCCAGCCGAGAGGTAGTGTGAAACTTCTGTATGAggaactgagagagagagattttttcATCTATACTCAAAGACTCATCTCCACTTTTCCAGTACAACATCAGATCCTCATCCGTGTAGGcgtctagaaaaaaaaaaggatccAATTCAGGAAAACCTAACTTGGCAGAGTGGATTGAGCATGTGttgcactaaaaataacacaaattagTGATTCACTCACAACTCTCTAACTCCAAAGTGCAGGTCTGTGAATCCAGCGGGAAACGGCTGAAGTCCATGTTGCAGGCTGCTGTAACGGTCACCCTGGGCATAAGAACCATGTATAACATGGATGAAAATACAGAAAACCAACGTCTTAGATCTTTATATTTCATCATATTTCTAACAGACTTCAGTTGTTAAACTCTAAATCCATGGAATTTTCATTTGCAGTCTTAAAGGAAGTGGTATCTGTAttgataattcacccaaaaatgaaaattctgtcatcattcactCGCCCTCAtgcccaaacctgtatgagtttcggtcccactttatatcaAGTGTCTATAACTACTAGGTACTGAGATTTAAAGTCAGTAAAATTttattttgacatataagaggtcatcATACTATAAAATATCCTGTAAccttcagaactgaaaactcccttgttagtccaaaaacagaTTTTATTGTAACCAAGCCCAGAAAACAGCTCTTTTTGGAATGCGCCTATCTACGATGATAGGTGAGTGGccgcctctgcagaagaaaaTCAACGCCTACTTCCTCATTGCCACCggtgtgttagtgagatgacgaggagagacgCAATACAGGATCACTGgacaaaaaataacattaccttTCCAAAGGGTCCTAATGCTAAGAATGTGGTTATTTATTCTCaacaatgtgaatgtctcagttgagcattatttatttgtattcggaacatttcactgtggattatTTGGTAAATCAGTCGCAATCTCAGCGCAAGCTTTGCAAAAAGACTTTTACGATATGGACTCGACAGTAATGTGACAACAATATGCAAGTAGCGGTGTTAATTCaaatgcctgatctgtgaccaGTCCTTTCTGATTTGTAGGCTAATGATTCATGCCAGATATGctttgtctgtgtgtcagtAAGTACTCTGTAGCAATCTATTATTTTGATGTAGATACAGTACTTGAAGACACCCAATATAAAGTGTGACCTGACTTTCTTGTATTTGTGAAATGCAAAAGGAGTTTTCTAACAGAATGCCCAAGCAGCACTTTTCTATACAAAAAGTGTAaaagagcatttttgcacattttgCTAAGCATCAGGCTTGTGCACAATTtacaattgaattgaatttgaattgatgtcaaaaacaggatatagaattataattcaaatttgAATCAAAGGAAGCAGAATTTAAATTCAAGAAAAAAATCAAAGAAATACATATGCATGTCCATCTTGCCATAGCAGCTTCAGCAGCACCTGTTGAGGGAATCTTTAGTGTTGCAGGAAAGATCTTCAGAGCAAAACGCTGCAGACTCaatgataaaacatttgagGAGCGATTGAGAATTTGATGGTGCTGTGTTGCTTAGTGAATTTTGCATTCACAACAACTTAGTTTGTGTTATTTGATTACtttgaaatttaaataaaattggaaaaaactaattaaacaaCACTGAGGGGGTAATTTATTTCAATTGATCATTATCTATGTTTTAGTTCCCCTGGgaaaaaaggtgtttggggggtaaaatgtgtgtaattttgggaaggttgcctgctaaattTCGCATTCataggtctatatatcacataatagtctcTTCAACCCTCGGGAAAAagcgcagacttggcaacacagtgcagttacTAACTTAACGCATCactttgttgctctgattggttgtaggtctgtccaattgaggtctttcctggttcagttgaaacacgcctcataatcacagcccaatggagcagtttcagactcatattctgactagaattgagtatgaccacgtcaggctaggttcagtgttgtatagaaataaaaccaagagatacattttcctattttttttaaggaaatgtaAGCAATTTTATTTTGAGGCTTGAATTGAGGAACCGATTAAGCTGAtaaaattatggaaaataagatgacttgtttattttaagagaTTTAGCTCAATTATGCCGTTTTATTTAGAGACAccattgttagttcccagcatgctttgcatgtggctggaaatggagattaatattgaaatgaagtgttgtttaatgggtttttgagtgaagggaaacatctgttaatgtttaatgttcatttatgtttgacatttgaaagaatttctgttatgttgaagttttgaccgttaccattgtgcagaagagtagagcttatggttaggttgtgatgtgaataactgcaagttttattattatgaagaaTGTTGCTTTGTTTAATGAGCAATAACTTTTCTAAAGCTAGTGCAATAACAAGTTTGTTTCTACTTGTGCCAGCATAAGAAGTacgaaatataaaaatatataaatatgttcatttccatttttttgaatattttttttaaagtcaacttaaattaaaaaagcacatttcactattaatatttaattcatcATAAAAACTAATGAACTATAATGTGTAATAGTGTTAccataattttttaaaaagtagatactgtgtaatatttttacagtgcagatgcgtgtaattaattattaagtattaattaattttacCCCAGTAATACTAAGTATTactgaggtaaaatgtgtaatttaattAGCTACTAATCATATTAAAAGGAATTTGCTTTGCATTGATAAAGTAATCCAAAACACATTTATAATGGGTAACCTATAACAGTATAAGCAATTAtatttccaaagtaaccttcctaACACTGAATGTATGTGAGATTCAACACATTCTTTCTGTTGTGTAACTGTGGAATTTCTTTGAAATGTCATGAATTTAATTCTACTTCCTGTCATTCCAATACAAATTCAACTTCCTGTGGGGCGGAGTCAACTCAATTCAAATTCCAATTCATGAATTGAATGGAGGCCAATTCTGAAATTCTGAATTTTGCAAAAACCTACTAagcatcttcttttgtgttccacagaaataGTAATCCATATGGGCTTGAAATGACAGTAGCTTTAGTAAGAAACCTTCTGCTAagcataaaaatgtaaatgagatATAAATGTGCTTAGTAATGCTAAATCAAGAACGTCATACTAGCGCCATTTACGGAACTGGCAGTAAGGCCATCTAATTTTTCTCTCAGTATTTCTCTCCACTGGTCTCTGTAGCAGTGTCCATCATTTGTCAGACAATGGAAATAATCTGGGCCAGTCCCATCAATAATGACACTTTCCCTGGAGCCAGAACAGTGCCTGAAATTTGACTTTGAACTCAGTGCTGGCCCTTGATTATAGCCTGCATGCAGGTAGCTTGGCCTAATTTTTAACTCGCAGCACAAAAGACACAGCAAAAACATCACAAGCCAGGAGCATCATTCTAATTTTAACACCACAGCAATATGCAAATGCTTAAGCCCAGCGACGtgcttttgttttcaaaccacatttcattaaatgaaacCACATGCAGCTGAGTTGCTTAGAGGGGAAATGTAGTAACTGCTGAACAACTGAAAAAATATTAACTTTCTCTTACattgtataaaatatatacacacgAATAATACATATGTATAAGtacatttacataaatacttttaaaccatatacatatatacataacttacatataatttaaattataatggCTCACTTTAAAGTCAGAAATGCTAGTGTTGATAATGCGCTTCTTTACCTCAGGCTGTAAAGAACGTGACCATCAGGGAACACTCTCAGCATGATATTTTCTGTGGTGGTGTCATGAATAAAAGATCTTTTAGAGTGGACGAAGAAGACGTCAGGAACCCAAATCTTCTTCACCAAGCGGCCGTCGAAAGTCATGCTTTTGTTTGTGGTGCTGGCGAAGGACAAGCGCTCATCCTTCCAGTAGTGTCTCAGGTATAATGTCATAGTAAAGTCCTGCACAGACAGAGGAAAAAAGATTTCACTATATTCAGTCACAACAATTTTTGCTGGAGGTTCAACCATCCTTGTTTTCTGAACATGTACAAAGGAGATTTTGAGGTTTGAGGTTTTGTATTTCGACAAATTAAGTTTTATTCAGGAAGAACGCAATAAATTGACCAAAAGTAACATCGAtgtataagtcgttatttaggtttatttgcacacaaaaattattcttgtcgcttcataaaattattgtagatccactgtagtgagatggactttgtgacgacgtctttagttcctttatgggtcttaagagaggaaatgacattggtgtcaatggaggcctttctgagccatcggattatgaaaatatcttaatttgtgttccgaagatgaatggaggtcttacgggtgtcgaacgacatgagggtaagtttATAGGGgtaatttttaggtgaacttaccctttaagtaATTTAgtgaaacattttttgttttgttttacaaaaGTCATCTTGGAGAGGTTCCCATTGTCTCCTCATGATGCTGGCCACCTCTGGTAAAATCACCCACATACTCAGTTGCACAGATCACGCAATTCTGCCCCTGTAGTATAACGGCCTATGTCAAGAGTGTGattcattttgacatttggagACTGTACATGTCTCAAGAATGGGGACTAGAGCTTCAAAAGGGTCACAGAAGTATACCATAAAAGTGATTCATATAGCCTCTGGACAATTTTCCAAGTCTAAATCTTACGGCATCTGAAGATTCACTCAAAAAATGACTgtatgatgctgttcactttatttaagcaattcatcttgatttaacGCCATTATATAAAATTTCTGGTCCAAATGTAATTGCTTCATGTTATATTGACTTAAAACCattactctttgacataacttgatgtttttattttcaaataacatgTTTCAACACCCAATCAAACAGGGcattcacttcccatcatgctttgcaaaggggctgaatttgtagagtaaatgtttaacaagatgagaaaatggagatACTTTTTAATGCTTAATGTTCTGTTGTGTTGGTATTGTAACATTTTGTGTTATGTTAGTTAatgttatgttagtgtttttggaAGTTACATTGTGGTGAAATGTAGAGCATGTGCTTGGGGTGAAGACCTGCTAATACAAATTAAAGtcgttttaataataaaaacagctTTGGAATGCCAtggatgtaacaaaaccatctGATTTCATTTGTATCAAAACCAAGATTTTGTGAAAGATTTGATTTGATATTTGTatgatttgtttgtttgatattcCTTTTGAATAACTGAACTTAATCGTTACCTGATTCAACTAAACGGCATTAAATTAACcttacgtaaaaaaaaaaaaaaaaaaaattactgaagtaaacaatgttaattaaattcaacataacccaGTTACGTGGAACCTGTTAccaacatataatttttttgactGTTGAAAAAAGTAAACCACTTCTATATTACTTCTATGTCCTTTTGAAGCTTGAAAGATCCATTCCTTGTAATTGCAATCAAAAGAGTGACCACATTCTTCAGAAATTCTCCTTTTGAGATCTAAGGACCTAAGGTGTTTGCAACATAATgaggagtaaatgatgacataataTACCATTGTTTTTTCGGCATTATATCCATTAGAATGGGACTTTCTGTGCATTAACACAATGAGAATTGAGAGGAGGGGGATATGTTTAACTGTCATAAAACTATCACAATCCAAAAACCTTAAAGGCCACATTAAGTAggcttcattttatttattttagtcaaCATCTTATTTATTCCTTttgattttggggtgaaatatgaTCTGGAAATGCTGTTAGAATATGTGAGATTCACTTATTTTCTAGATGACAATGTACAGTTTTGGGagcaacaaacaaaaacaactgtATTTCACTGGATGTACATGGCCAATTTTACATGTACAGTACATTCCTTATGTCTCTCTTTGTAGTCTAACTATGCACCTCTCTATCCTCCATATGACAGCTACAGTCTCTTTAAATCACTCAAGCAGATCATCCCTTTTCTGTTCTATCTTTTGATTATATAACCATAAACACTTGCAGCGGCCAGTAATTATATATATGTCAATAAAAGGAGCACACAGTTTCTTTTTCACAGCACACAAAGGCTTCTACCAAGAGGGAAATCCAAATCATGGGAACAGGATGACAGAATGGGTGTCATATTCTGATATAACAAAAGTAAAAAGAAGATTCATGATCAAAGTTTCTGCCATCAGAGATGCAGAAGCTCTTTTTTTAGGAACACCCCTGTGGGACACAGTAACTGCAAAACAGCCAGTTATAAATGGGCAAAAAAGCAAGAGAATTATGAAATTGAGGGGGAATCGTGTACTTTCCAcccaaaatcaaaatattttagtgctgtcaaacgattaaataaatcaatatttaaatCGCACctaacatattttttaaatatatttttatgttgtaATACTTTTACATTTAGTCTCCAAAATAATGCAGAAagaacataaagacagtatattttaaatattttaatgctaTATTTTTATTAAGCACTATGAATTTGGGGCCAGTATCAACCAGTACTGATGTCTCTATTGCATGGATCTTTTCCTCAATTTTAGCCATTAATTATAGCGattcaacattacagtataatttGAAAGCTgttgattttaatatttattaaaaaaatataacaacatttaatttaaagggttagttcacccccaaaaaatgaaaaataaataaaaattctctcattaattaacCTCAAGTGATTCAACACCTGTAAGATCTTTGTTCATTTTCGGGACATAAATTAAGATATATATCTTAATATTATACACAGTagagatcaaaattagagaacataCAATTTCCTAAATTTTAAGGTCACTGCTTAGACCTTTTTGAAATTAGCCTAACAGGAGCAGAAGGGCagttttttaagcatatttcacAAGTTAAATATATTCTAAAGTACTGTGTGAGGGACCAAGCAGTCAAGGCCAAAGAACACAGGATTTCCAaccaaaaaattaatttataaaatgaAGAAAACCAAAGTTCACAAATTAAATTACTTGAAAGACTGAATGAAAATAAAGTCAGGTCTGGGCCCAAAACAAAAGGGTACACTGAACAGAACCAAACTTAACAATAATCAAATTGTTacgggcggcagtggctcagtggttcatgtaggttgtctacaaaccagaaggttggtggttcaatccccggttccacctgaccaagtatcgaagtgtccatgagcaagacacctgaccccagctgctcccgacgagctggatggcgccttacatggctgacatcgccgtcggtgtatgaatgggtgaatgtgaggcaaaatgtaaagcgctttggataaaagcgctatataaatgcagtccatttataaatgcagtccatttcaaACCAAActaaacagaacaaaacatggcTTCCCAAATGCCACACATGGGGAAATTTATACACAAAGGACTAgtccattacacacacacagggaacAACAAACATCCATTAACCCAATGAGACTGCATGACAAAGAAGTTAATTAATTCACCAACAATAAACCAACAGGTCATAAACAAGTTAATAtacacaaacaaatataataaccaaaaaataaacaaacaatcttacataagacaattgaaaaataacACTGGTCAAAATGTAAGATTTGGGTGTTAATCTGGCACTTGGTGTTAATTTTCGTAATAATCTGGCAAACCCTATTTAACTTGAAGCAAACTTTCCAATTTTCACTGACTTTGCAAGATGGCAAGCCACTCTAAGGTAACTGAAACCCTACGACACCAGGTTGTCCAGATGTAGGCCAAAGGGATGACCCTTTCAGCTAAAGAAGTTGgtcattccaaatctgtaaATCAAGTACCCAAAAAAGGTACGCAAGACCAATGCACGAGAGGACAGGACAATGCGGAGACTTTCAATGGGGAACTTTCAATCTCTTATTCGCCAGTTCAGAGCTGAACACAGTAAGGATCTGTTTTGCCATACAGTATCTTGTCATTTAAGACAATTCAGAGTGAATGCTCACTCTGCAGTGACCAAGCCTCTCATGAACAGAAAGAATCTAAAGGCTAGATAAACCATTGCTGAGGAGCATGCTGTGtgaacagaggagaactggtccaAAGTTCATTTTAGTGATGATTAGTTACCGAActttggaagagactggaagAAGATTGGACCAAGATCCCACCGGAGCAGTGTGAGTATCTAGTGATGTCCTGTGGCCGCAGATGTGCTGAGCTCATTCAAAGCAAGGGCCTCTATACTTCCTACTAATTTTTGACTGCtgtaagcatcacattttagttataattttttttgtgctgcATTGATTATTGTTCTCTAAATTTGATCAcagtgtttttgacaaaataaaggtttttatttattttattttatttttaccttGGTATTTTGTAAAACATGCCAGCAGAAAAAATGAATGCCCACAGCAAATCTTCCTTTAAACTTCAAGCAATGAATATCAacaatatttctgaaaaaaatctaatgtttctaaattgtttagctaattttgattttaattttgAATCTCTCATGGCTTCTACACCATGAAGAATGCTGTCTGTGCCACTACACGTAGGTTGCTTTTtgccattgttttttttagaaaaaatccagtaaaataaataatttgaagAAGGGTGCCTAggattttctttgttttttactttcatttgaATTCCCGATCCCAAAGAGCACCTTCAAACGGCTTATTGAACTCCCTGAGCACCTTGGACTTTTTtgcctttttatatttttgtagaaaatctaatggctcagaaaggcctccattggcagcaatgacatttcctctctcaagacccatgaaaggttagcctgacaagccagacccacatcaagatgtttggtctggaaactcaccatagacagggctcaatccgaggggcgggataaacggttgtctttcaaactccctctgcacggcgtgcacgcaattggatatcgctacaaccaaccagaacaaCCAGGTGAAGCgaagctagttgacagattaaactttctccgtatccggtcggcaaaactcagaacacatcttcccttcttaagaatgacttcagtgccgttctttgttcttttctcagagaaaagcttaactccaagtattccagagtcgcggtcaaagcaaCACCGCCGTTcatcagcttctgtgtttactagagaag is from Pseudorasbora parva isolate DD20220531a chromosome 10, ASM2467924v1, whole genome shotgun sequence and encodes:
- the gabrr2a gene encoding gamma-aminobutyric acid receptor subunit rho-2a; the protein is MPYLRQLLILALFLGSFGECRNKHATRERRWTGAVDTQKHGTSLAKKPPDVTKSRRLKTEQLLKVDDHDFTMRPAFAGPAIPVGVDVQVESLDSISEVDMDFTMTLYLRHYWKDERLSFASTTNKSMTFDGRLVKKIWVPDVFFVHSKRSFIHDTTTENIMLRVFPDGHVLYSLRVTVTAACNMDFSRFPLDSQTCTLELESYAYTDEDLMLYWKSGDESLSIDEKISLSQFLIQKFHTTSRLAFYSSTGWYNRLYINFTLRRHIFFFLLQTYFPATLMVMLSWVSFWIDRRAVPARVSLGITTVLTMSTIITGVNASMPRVSYIKAVDIYLWVSFVFVFLSVLEYAAVNYLTTVQERRERKLRDKAAREQSLPCTCGMSHTRTMMLDGTYSEADTNSLAGYTEAHMVPEEVVSEKQEHMVVHLSMSSESNATKKKGIRAFRIMQNTHAIDKYSRMIFPGAYIVFNLIYWSVYC